One part of the Thermodesulfovibrio sp. 3462-1 genome encodes these proteins:
- a CDS encoding DUF3488 and transglutaminase-like domain-containing protein produces the protein MLLQFINQSKAQNIIFMLSITIALIPFTAIFSYISTYVNFIFLLIVIVSIFLHIKKIFLPVWLLNFISIGLIIMPFLSFSLEDILLPSIEALTLILSIRFLSKKSSREYLQIYLLSLLLLGSSSLFNISWIFLIRVLLMLVFTIFAILLLTYMKEVKEDFINFEKFINLFKVAIFISVVSVPLSALFFIILPRTPVPLMDIGFSKTKTGFSSTVNLGSVSDIEEDKTIIMRVKMERLSQELYWRVITFDNFDGKRWHKRVSEKDSATIYGEKINYSVTLEPLTEQYLPVLDYPLKIYMPDAALEYPGIYRMKFSPEKTIKYSATSFVNYHLKEASVSSAYLEIPEIVSEKIINLTQKITSQALSKKEIAESILKYLTNYQYTLKDLPTGDNPVEDFLFNKKKGNCEYFATAMALMLRIKGIPSRVVGGFKGGTYNEFGGYYIVRASDAHLWVEAWIDGQWHRFDPSGKMYRTHESVIFHLIDYLWNNIVLDYDIKAQFKLAKSIKIPKIKITREILLIILATGIFYGFLKIYQYFNKKRDLLNRFFSIMEKKGFERKKYEGLEEFVSKIDNSEIKLKAEKFVKEYEKIYFKDREISKEEHKKLKALLEELNETRKN, from the coding sequence ATGCTCTTGCAGTTTATAAATCAAAGTAAAGCTCAGAATATAATTTTTATGCTCAGTATCACAATTGCACTGATACCTTTTACAGCTATCTTCTCATACATTTCTACTTATGTGAATTTTATATTTCTCTTGATAGTTATTGTTTCTATATTTTTACATATAAAAAAAATTTTTTTACCTGTATGGCTACTTAATTTCATATCCATTGGCTTAATTATTATGCCCTTTTTAAGTTTTTCATTAGAGGATATTCTTTTGCCATCAATAGAGGCTTTGACGCTCATTCTTTCAATAAGATTTCTTAGCAAAAAAAGCTCAAGAGAGTATTTACAGATTTACCTTCTTTCCCTGCTTTTACTTGGAAGTTCTTCACTTTTTAATATTTCATGGATATTTCTCATAAGAGTTCTTCTGATGCTTGTCTTCACAATTTTTGCCATCTTGCTTCTTACATACATGAAGGAAGTTAAGGAAGATTTTATAAATTTTGAGAAATTTATAAATCTTTTTAAAGTTGCCATCTTTATCTCCGTTGTCTCAGTTCCTTTAAGTGCATTATTTTTTATTATTCTGCCAAGGACGCCTGTTCCCCTTATGGATATAGGTTTTAGCAAAACAAAAACAGGATTTTCTTCCACTGTAAATCTTGGTTCTGTAAGTGATATAGAAGAAGACAAAACAATCATAATGAGAGTAAAGATGGAAAGATTATCTCAGGAACTTTACTGGAGAGTAATTACATTTGATAACTTTGATGGTAAAAGATGGCATAAAAGAGTTTCTGAGAAAGATAGTGCTACCATTTATGGAGAAAAAATAAACTATAGTGTAACTTTAGAACCACTCACAGAACAGTATCTTCCAGTGCTGGATTATCCATTAAAGATTTACATGCCAGATGCTGCTCTTGAGTATCCAGGAATTTACAGAATGAAATTTTCACCTGAGAAAACAATAAAGTACTCTGCCACATCTTTTGTAAATTATCATTTAAAAGAAGCTTCTGTTTCATCTGCTTATCTTGAAATTCCTGAGATTGTCTCAGAAAAAATTATAAATCTCACACAAAAAATTACATCGCAGGCATTAAGCAAAAAAGAAATAGCAGAAAGCATATTAAAATATTTAACTAATTATCAATACACTTTGAAGGATCTTCCAACAGGTGACAATCCTGTTGAAGATTTTTTATTCAACAAGAAAAAAGGAAACTGCGAATACTTTGCAACAGCTATGGCGTTAATGCTCAGAATTAAAGGTATTCCATCAAGAGTTGTGGGAGGATTTAAAGGAGGAACTTATAATGAATTTGGAGGATATTACATAGTAAGAGCCTCTGATGCTCATTTATGGGTTGAGGCATGGATTGATGGACAGTGGCATAGATTTGATCCATCAGGGAAAATGTATAGAACTCATGAGTCTGTTATTTTCCATCTAATTGATTATCTCTGGAACAATATTGTTCTTGATTATGATATAAAGGCTCAGTTTAAATTAGCAAAATCCATAAAGATTCCAAAGATTAAAATTACCAGAGAAATTCTTTTAATTATACTGGCTACAGGTATTTTTTATGGCTTTCTTAAAATCTATCAATATTTCAACAAAAAAAGAGACCTGTTAAACAGATTTTTTAGTATAATGGAAAAAAAGGGATTTGAAAGAAAAAAATATGAAGGATTGGAAGAGTTTGTTTCTAAAATAGATAATTCTGAAATAAAATTGAAAGCGGAAAAATTTGTCAAAGAATACGAAAAAATATATTTTAAAGATAGAGAAATTTCAAAAGAAGAACATAAAAAACTTAAAGCATTACTTGAAGAATTAAATGAAACTCGTAAGAACTGA
- a CDS encoding DUF58 domain-containing protein, whose protein sequence is MALSGIVSFFNQKNIELSILLPKDIFALRPASFRIRAKNKYFFGLFLLRIKVFNEEAVISYLKGEKIFIVNLTFPERGKHTINEIIISSYFPFYFFRRTRALPVNLEFTVFPYPLKCDISFLIAEGKAKIDSTISKGKSYEGEVTGVRAYSHGDPLKYIHWKATAKTSSLKTKEFSPPAGNPVVVNLSDFSGNLEEKISKTTYALIELTKMGNPIGLKLDNEFYPPETGHSHLRKMLYALAVYKSK, encoded by the coding sequence ATGGCTTTGAGTGGTATTGTTTCCTTTTTTAATCAAAAAAATATTGAACTTTCCATATTGCTTCCAAAGGATATCTTTGCCTTAAGACCTGCAAGTTTCAGAATAAGAGCAAAAAATAAATATTTTTTCGGACTTTTTCTTTTAAGAATCAAAGTTTTTAATGAGGAAGCAGTTATTTCTTACCTGAAAGGAGAAAAAATTTTTATTGTAAATTTAACATTTCCTGAAAGAGGCAAACATACTATCAATGAAATAATAATTTCATCATACTTTCCCTTTTATTTCTTTAGAAGAACAAGAGCTCTTCCAGTAAACCTTGAATTTACAGTATTTCCCTATCCTTTAAAATGTGATATATCCTTTTTGATTGCAGAAGGAAAAGCAAAGATAGATTCAACTATTTCCAAAGGAAAATCATATGAAGGTGAAGTCACTGGAGTGAGAGCTTACAGTCATGGAGATCCCCTAAAATACATCCACTGGAAAGCAACTGCTAAAACATCTTCTCTTAAAACAAAAGAGTTTTCACCTCCTGCAGGAAACCCTGTAGTTGTTAATTTAAGCGATTTTTCAGGTAACCTTGAAGAAAAAATCAGTAAAACAACCTATGCTTTAATTGAGCTTACAAAGATGGGAAATCCTATAGGATTAAAGCTTGACAATGAATTTTATCCTCCAGAAACAGGACATTCTCACTTAAGGAAAATGCTTTATGCTCTTGCAGTTTATAAATCAAAGTAA
- a CDS encoding bifunctional (p)ppGpp synthetase/guanosine-3',5'-bis(diphosphate) 3'-pyrophosphohydrolase — translation MLTIDDVIKKVLQYRPHANIELIKKAYIFSREAHCAQIRKEGIPYIYHPLAVADILADMKLDSTTIAAGLLHDTVEDAEMTIDDIKEIFNPDVAFLVDAVTKLSKLQFSTVEEAQAESFRKMFLAMSKDIRVILIKFADRLHNMRTIEFLPVEKQKRIAKETLEIYAPLANRLGIGWMRTEFEDLSFKVLYPEKYEDLVKKVAKRKEDQQAYIDNVIKILSEKIKAMNIPFKIYGRVKHYFGIYQKMIKQKISFEQVYDVIGIRIITDTVPHCYDILGIIHSLWTLIPGRFKDFISLPKSNYYQSLHTTVIGPGGERVEFQIRTEEMDIIAEEGIAAHWRYKERKDLTEREAKLVSWLRDLIKEISDPKELLDAVKAEVVPDTIYVFTPKGDVKELPVGSTPVDFAYAIHSEVGAKCAGAKVNGRIVPLNYQLQSGDVVEIITSPHQKPRKDWLQFVVTQRAKNRIKYFLRQEERQQGIDIGKQLLEAELRKQGIQTAILKNEKIEKVLQDFSVQSVEDLYLLIGHGKISVHQVVNRLSPEIPQEEFVIAKKTSNRKDHKQFISLKGVDEVLYHIAKCCMPVPGDEIIGFITRGKGISVHRKDCINVKHMEPDRLIEVFWTADDSSKVQTKISIECVDKPGILATLTGLLSTNQVNITQVKANSTSDKRALIDFTIEVKDRAHLSDIINKISQISEVLSVKR, via the coding sequence ATGCTTACAATAGATGATGTAATTAAAAAGGTTTTACAGTATAGACCTCATGCAAATATTGAGCTTATTAAAAAGGCTTATATTTTTTCACGAGAAGCTCATTGTGCTCAGATAAGAAAAGAAGGAATTCCTTACATATACCATCCTCTGGCTGTGGCAGATATACTTGCTGATATGAAACTTGACTCAACCACAATTGCTGCAGGACTTCTTCATGATACTGTTGAGGATGCTGAAATGACAATTGATGATATAAAAGAAATTTTTAATCCTGATGTTGCTTTTTTAGTAGATGCTGTTACAAAGTTAAGTAAACTTCAGTTTTCTACTGTAGAGGAGGCTCAAGCAGAAAGTTTCAGGAAGATGTTCCTTGCTATGTCAAAGGATATAAGAGTTATTTTAATAAAATTTGCTGATCGATTGCATAATATGAGAACAATTGAGTTTCTTCCTGTAGAAAAACAGAAAAGAATAGCAAAGGAAACCCTTGAGATATATGCTCCCCTTGCAAACAGACTTGGAATTGGATGGATGCGCACTGAATTTGAAGATCTTTCTTTTAAGGTTCTTTATCCTGAGAAATATGAGGACCTTGTTAAAAAAGTAGCAAAAAGAAAGGAAGATCAGCAAGCATATATTGACAATGTTATAAAAATTCTTTCAGAGAAAATTAAAGCAATGAATATTCCCTTTAAGATATATGGAAGAGTAAAACACTACTTTGGAATATATCAGAAAATGATTAAACAAAAAATCTCTTTTGAGCAGGTTTATGATGTCATAGGAATAAGGATTATTACTGATACAGTGCCTCATTGTTATGATATTTTAGGTATTATTCATTCCCTGTGGACACTGATACCAGGACGATTTAAAGATTTTATAAGTCTTCCAAAATCAAATTATTATCAGTCCCTTCATACAACTGTTATAGGGCCAGGTGGAGAAAGAGTGGAATTTCAGATTAGAACAGAGGAGATGGATATAATTGCTGAAGAGGGTATCGCTGCTCACTGGAGGTATAAAGAAAGAAAGGATTTAACTGAAAGAGAAGCAAAGCTTGTCTCATGGCTCAGGGATTTAATTAAAGAGATATCTGATCCAAAAGAACTTCTTGATGCAGTAAAAGCTGAGGTTGTGCCTGATACAATCTATGTTTTCACACCAAAAGGAGATGTGAAAGAACTTCCAGTTGGTTCAACACCAGTAGATTTTGCCTATGCAATACATTCTGAAGTAGGAGCTAAATGTGCAGGCGCTAAGGTTAATGGGAGAATAGTTCCACTTAATTATCAACTTCAAAGTGGTGATGTGGTTGAAATAATAACAAGCCCCCATCAAAAACCAAGAAAAGACTGGTTACAATTTGTTGTTACTCAGAGAGCAAAAAACAGAATAAAGTATTTTCTCAGACAGGAAGAAAGACAACAGGGAATTGACATAGGCAAGCAGTTACTTGAAGCAGAGTTGCGTAAACAGGGAATTCAAACAGCGATCCTTAAAAATGAAAAAATTGAAAAAGTGCTGCAGGATTTTTCTGTTCAGTCTGTGGAAGATTTGTATCTTCTTATAGGACACGGAAAAATATCTGTTCATCAGGTTGTAAATAGATTGTCTCCTGAGATTCCACAGGAAGAATTTGTTATTGCAAAAAAAACCAGTAATAGAAAAGACCATAAACAGTTTATTTCTCTTAAAGGAGTAGATGAAGTCTTATATCACATAGCAAAGTGTTGCATGCCTGTACCAGGAGATGAAATAATAGGCTTTATTACAAGAGGAAAGGGCATTTCAGTTCACAGAAAAGATTGCATAAATGTTAAGCATATGGAGCCTGATAGATTAATAGAGGTATTCTGGACAGCTGATGACAGTTCAAAAGTTCAAACAAAAATTAGCATAGAATGCGTTGATAAACCAGGTATTCTTGCCACACTTACAGGGCTTTTGTCGACAAATCAGGTTAATATAACTCAGGTAAAAGCTAACTCCACATCTGACAAAAGAGCACTAATTGATTTTACTATTGAAGTAAAAGACAGAGCACATCTTTCAGATATTATCAATAAAATATCACAGATCAGCGAAGTTTTATCAGTGAAAAGATAG
- a CDS encoding DUF401 family protein: MIDILKVSFIFLFILFLLRKKISIGYALLAGSLIFLIFYSFDFKSLPYKLIKSFTSSTSINLFLSLTLIKSFEYALRQTGLMQKMTEASQTLLTNKKLSILSMPLIIGMLPSLGGAYLSAPMVDSATKNLEMSKEEKAFINYWYRHPWELVLPLYPGVVLASAISGISLRKLILLNLPAALILFISGFFLSMHGVKNEKKASKNVSLKILSSFTPIVLVLLPVIIFKIDLFIALIANILIVCLYHKKTIKKTLSIIKYGFTYDVFLLVAGVIIFKEMLQASGAVDGIAKAITQSGIPYLVVFITLPLLIGLITGISIGFVGSTFPLLTHLKETLPYEISIAFVSGYVGVLLSPLHLCLILTREYFKADMIGIYRKIISGCIVIFFAALIEFVVLRYYS; the protein is encoded by the coding sequence ATGATTGATATCCTCAAAGTTTCTTTTATTTTTCTTTTTATTCTCTTTTTGCTCAGAAAGAAAATAAGTATTGGATATGCTCTATTAGCTGGTTCTTTGATATTTTTAATTTTTTATTCCTTTGACTTTAAAAGTTTACCATACAAACTTATCAAAAGTTTTACTTCTTCTACTTCCATAAACCTTTTTCTCTCACTTACTCTTATAAAATCCTTTGAGTATGCTTTAAGACAAACAGGATTAATGCAAAAAATGACAGAAGCATCTCAAACTCTGCTTACAAATAAAAAACTTTCAATACTTTCAATGCCTCTTATAATTGGAATGTTACCATCCCTTGGAGGTGCTTATCTTTCAGCACCGATGGTTGATTCAGCCACCAAAAATCTTGAGATGTCAAAGGAAGAAAAAGCATTCATAAACTACTGGTATAGACATCCATGGGAGCTTGTTCTACCTCTCTATCCTGGAGTGGTTCTTGCATCAGCTATTTCAGGAATTTCCTTAAGAAAACTCATACTGTTAAATCTTCCAGCTGCTTTAATTCTCTTTATTTCAGGTTTCTTCTTAAGCATGCATGGAGTAAAGAATGAAAAAAAAGCAAGTAAAAACGTTTCTCTTAAAATTTTATCAAGCTTTACACCAATAGTTCTGGTTCTTCTGCCTGTAATAATTTTCAAAATTGACCTTTTCATTGCTCTTATAGCAAACATTTTGATAGTATGCCTTTATCATAAAAAAACAATTAAAAAAACTCTATCAATCATAAAATATGGCTTTACCTATGATGTTTTCCTGCTTGTTGCTGGAGTAATTATTTTTAAAGAGATGCTTCAAGCCTCAGGTGCTGTAGATGGAATAGCTAAAGCAATAACCCAATCTGGAATTCCCTACCTGGTTGTTTTTATAACACTTCCTTTACTCATCGGACTTATTACAGGAATAAGCATAGGATTTGTTGGAAGCACATTTCCTTTGCTTACGCATCTAAAAGAAACATTACCCTATGAAATCTCCATTGCCTTTGTGTCAGGATATGTAGGAGTACTTCTGTCTCCTCTTCATCTTTGTTTGATTCTTACAAGAGAATACTTTAAAGCAGATATGATAGGAATTTACAGAAAAATCATTTCTGGTTGCATTGTAATATTTTTTGCTGCATTGATTGAATTTGTTGTTTTGAGATATTATAGTTAA
- a CDS encoding L-threonylcarbamoyladenylate synthase: protein MKLVRTEEINIEEVLKILDNNGIIIYPTETLYGIGAKYNSKRNLKKIFEIKKRPEEKSFPLIVNLKHLEMVAEFIPSVAQKLIEKFWPGPLTLLLPAIKNLPEEITKDGKIAVRMPGESFALKLIQQSPFPITATSANISGFPPADSIETVIEYFKEAPIDLIIDGGKLPGIPSTIVDTTVEPPVVIRKGAVELSFH from the coding sequence ATGAAACTCGTAAGAACTGAAGAAATAAACATAGAAGAAGTTCTTAAAATTCTTGACAATAATGGGATAATAATCTATCCCACTGAAACTCTTTACGGAATAGGAGCAAAATATAACAGCAAAAGAAATCTAAAAAAAATTTTTGAAATCAAGAAAAGACCAGAAGAAAAAAGCTTTCCATTGATTGTAAATTTAAAACATCTTGAGATGGTTGCTGAATTTATACCCTCTGTAGCACAAAAGCTTATTGAAAAGTTCTGGCCTGGTCCTTTGACCCTGCTTTTACCTGCAATAAAAAATCTACCTGAAGAAATAACAAAAGATGGAAAAATAGCAGTCAGAATGCCAGGAGAGTCTTTTGCATTAAAATTAATTCAACAATCTCCATTCCCTATTACAGCAACTTCGGCAAATATTTCAGGTTTTCCTCCAGCAGACAGCATTGAAACTGTAATTGAGTATTTCAAAGAAGCACCTATTGATCTTATCATTGATGGAGGGAAACTCCCTGGAATACCTTCAACAATTGTAGATACAACAGTTGAGCCTCCCGTAGTAATAAGAAAAGGTGCTGTGGAGCTATCTTTTCACTGA
- the eno gene encoding phosphopyruvate hydratase, with protein MGEIIDIVAREVLDSRGNPTVQVDVYLDSAVIATATVPSGASTGTREALELRDGDKKRYFGKGVQKAVENIINEIAPNIIGMESLDQEGIDKFLIELDGTENKSRLGANAILAVSMAVCKASAEEVGLPLYRYIGGTNAKVLPVPMMNIINGGVHADNNLDIQEFMIVPAGFTKFSQALRAGVEVFHTLKSLLKKKGLSTAVGDEGGFAPMLSSNEEAIKLIQQAIKEAGYEPGKEIYIALDVAASELFSDGFYTVEGKKLNSKDMVDYYESLIDKYPIISIEDGMSEADWDGWELLSQRLKNRVQLVADDLVVTNPKIIREAINRGIANSILIKLNQIGTVSETLQAIELTKINKYTAVVSHRSGETEDTTIADLSVACNTGFIKTGSLSRGERIAKYNRLLQIEEELGDVTQFKGLSVFYNLGL; from the coding sequence ATGGGAGAAATTATTGACATAGTGGCAAGAGAAGTTCTTGATTCAAGAGGTAATCCAACAGTGCAGGTAGATGTTTATCTTGACAGTGCAGTTATAGCAACGGCAACTGTTCCATCTGGAGCATCTACTGGAACAAGAGAAGCTCTTGAGTTAAGAGATGGGGATAAAAAAAGATATTTTGGTAAAGGAGTTCAAAAAGCAGTTGAAAATATAATAAACGAAATAGCTCCAAATATCATTGGAATGGAATCCCTTGATCAGGAAGGAATTGATAAATTTTTGATAGAGCTTGATGGAACAGAAAACAAAAGCAGACTCGGTGCAAATGCTATTTTAGCAGTATCAATGGCTGTTTGCAAAGCTTCTGCTGAAGAAGTGGGACTGCCTCTTTATAGATATATTGGTGGCACGAATGCAAAAGTTTTACCAGTTCCTATGATGAATATAATAAATGGAGGAGTTCATGCAGACAACAATCTTGATATTCAGGAGTTTATGATTGTTCCTGCTGGTTTTACAAAGTTTTCTCAAGCTCTGAGAGCAGGAGTTGAAGTTTTCCATACTCTGAAATCGTTACTAAAAAAGAAAGGACTCAGCACAGCAGTTGGTGATGAAGGAGGATTTGCTCCGATGCTTAGCAGTAATGAAGAAGCAATTAAACTAATTCAGCAAGCAATAAAAGAAGCTGGATATGAACCTGGAAAAGAAATTTATATAGCCCTGGACGTAGCAGCTTCAGAACTCTTCAGTGATGGATTTTACACAGTTGAAGGTAAAAAACTCAATTCAAAAGATATGGTTGACTACTATGAATCTCTCATTGATAAATATCCAATAATTTCAATAGAAGACGGAATGAGCGAGGCTGATTGGGACGGATGGGAGCTTTTAAGTCAGAGACTTAAAAACAGAGTTCAACTTGTTGCAGACGATTTAGTAGTTACAAATCCAAAAATAATCAGGGAGGCGATAAATAGAGGAATTGCCAACTCAATTCTGATTAAACTCAATCAGATTGGAACAGTATCTGAAACTCTACAGGCAATTGAACTTACAAAAATCAATAAATACACTGCTGTTGTATCTCATCGTTCTGGTGAAACAGAAGATACAACAATAGCAGACCTTTCAGTTGCCTGCAATACTGGTTTTATAAAAACAGGATCCCTTTCAAGAGGAGAAAGGATTGCAAAATACAACAGACTTTTACAAATAGAGGAGGAACTTGGTGATGTAACTCAATTTAAGGGCCTTTCAGTTTTTTATAATCTGGGTCTTTAA
- the gcvH gene encoding glycine cleavage system protein GcvH: MTLENYKFHKEHTWVKLSGRSKKVKVGITDYAQESLGDIIYIELPEVDTHIEAGTEMAEIESTKTSSPVIAPVNGTVVEVNEELIDHPEIINEDPYGKGWIAVIEMDNPQELEELMDYEEYESYLEEER, from the coding sequence ATGACCTTAGAAAATTACAAATTTCACAAAGAGCATACCTGGGTGAAACTATCAGGTAGAAGTAAAAAAGTAAAAGTTGGAATCACTGATTATGCACAGGAATCTCTTGGAGATATTATTTACATTGAGCTTCCAGAGGTTGATACCCATATTGAAGCAGGTACTGAAATGGCAGAGATTGAGTCAACAAAAACATCTTCTCCTGTAATAGCTCCAGTAAACGGCACAGTAGTTGAAGTAAATGAAGAATTAATTGACCATCCAGAAATTATTAACGAAGACCCTTATGGAAAAGGCTGGATTGCTGTTATTGAAATGGATAATCCTCAGGAATTGGAAGAGTTAATGGATTATGAAGAGTATGAAAGTTATCTTGAAGAAGAAAGATAA
- the murA gene encoding UDP-N-acetylglucosamine 1-carboxyvinyltransferase, translating into MDKLLIFGGMPLKGTVTISGAKNAALPIMASTLLAQGVHNLKKIPRLKDVLTMTELIKTMGGTVEFNEICKIDTTGINKFEASYDLVKTMRASILVLGPLVARFGRAKVSLPGGCAIGARPVNLHLAGLEKMGAKISLEEGYIIAKASRLKGAKIYFDIPTVTGTENLMMAATLAKGITVLENAAKEPEIVDLANYLILMGAKIQGAGTSIIQIEGVNELKPPHEYEIIPDRIETGTFIAIAGACGADITLKGCRIDHIDAIMVKMKDAGVSFKQTKDGLRVIGPKRAQAVDVKTMPYPGFPTDMQAQFMAMMTIANGTSIIKETIFENRFMHVAELRRMGADITVEGNTATVRGVKKLKGAPVMATDLRASASLVIAGLIAEGETIIDRIYHLDRGYEELDKKLIQLGAEIKRIK; encoded by the coding sequence ATGGATAAGCTACTTATTTTTGGTGGAATGCCATTAAAAGGAACAGTTACAATAAGTGGAGCAAAAAATGCTGCCCTTCCAATCATGGCATCTACCCTTCTTGCTCAAGGAGTGCATAATCTAAAAAAAATTCCAAGACTAAAGGATGTTTTAACAATGACAGAACTTATAAAAACAATGGGAGGAACAGTTGAATTTAATGAGATTTGTAAAATAGACACAACGGGAATAAATAAGTTTGAAGCCTCTTATGATTTGGTCAAAACAATGCGAGCATCAATCCTTGTGCTTGGACCTCTTGTAGCAAGATTTGGTAGAGCAAAAGTCTCTTTGCCAGGGGGATGTGCAATTGGAGCAAGACCTGTAAATCTTCATTTAGCAGGGTTGGAAAAAATGGGAGCTAAGATATCCCTTGAAGAAGGTTACATAATTGCCAAAGCATCAAGACTTAAAGGAGCAAAAATATATTTTGACATTCCAACAGTAACTGGAACAGAAAATCTCATGATGGCTGCAACACTGGCAAAGGGCATTACAGTTCTTGAAAATGCTGCAAAAGAGCCAGAAATTGTTGACCTTGCAAACTATTTAATACTCATGGGAGCTAAAATACAAGGTGCTGGAACAAGCATTATCCAAATAGAAGGAGTAAACGAACTTAAACCTCCTCATGAATACGAAATTATTCCTGACAGAATAGAAACAGGCACATTTATTGCAATTGCTGGAGCCTGTGGGGCAGATATAACACTTAAAGGATGTAGAATTGACCACATTGATGCTATAATGGTGAAAATGAAAGATGCTGGAGTAAGTTTTAAACAAACAAAAGATGGCTTGAGAGTAATTGGACCGAAAAGAGCTCAGGCTGTTGACGTAAAAACAATGCCTTATCCAGGATTTCCCACTGATATGCAGGCACAGTTTATGGCAATGATGACTATTGCTAATGGAACAAGCATAATAAAAGAAACGATCTTTGAAAACAGATTCATGCATGTGGCAGAGCTGAGAAGAATGGGAGCAGATATAACAGTAGAAGGTAATACTGCTACAGTTCGTGGAGTAAAAAAACTCAAAGGTGCTCCTGTAATGGCAACTGACTTAAGAGCATCAGCTTCACTTGTGATAGCAGGGTTAATTGCTGAAGGAGAAACAATTATTGACAGAATTTACCATCTTGACAGGGGTTATGAAGAACTTGATAAAAAGCTCATTCAACTTGGTGCAGAGATAAAAAGAATAAAATAG
- the lpdA gene encoding dihydrolipoyl dehydrogenase, producing the protein MKATVIGGGPAGYVSALVMRRLGAEVFLIEKEEIGGTCLNRGCIPTKTIIHNLKHACSSIDLEILMEKKDKIVDTQKKGLMMLLKQTGVKIVQSEAELVNPKTVFLKNTQETIQADKIIIATGSRPRELPMLNFDGEKILSSDDLWMLKKIPKSITIIGAGAIGCEFAWIFYLLGSKVTLVELMPRVLPMEDEDVSKEVEKLFKKRKIEFYTAVKIEDLKKMDNSVQITLSNGKIVTSEIVLVSVGRAFNTECIKTSEIKIGSKKEIVVNERMQSNVENIFAAGDVTGQWLLAHVAYREAEVAAKNAMEYNEKMDYSVIPSTIFTVSEVGSVGLKEKEATEKGINIKKGIFPFRASGKAHIIEEIDGFVKVIADRDSDTIVGAHIVGADASELIHELAVAVKLKAKAKQLKDLIHSHPTLSECVGEALKDLFDEAIHKIK; encoded by the coding sequence ATGAAAGCCACTGTAATCGGAGGAGGTCCTGCTGGTTATGTCTCTGCCCTTGTTATGAGAAGACTGGGGGCAGAGGTATTTCTTATTGAAAAAGAAGAAATTGGTGGAACTTGCCTTAATAGAGGATGCATTCCTACAAAAACAATAATTCATAATCTTAAACATGCTTGTTCCTCAATTGACTTAGAGATTTTAATGGAAAAAAAAGACAAAATTGTGGATACTCAAAAAAAAGGACTTATGATGCTGCTGAAGCAAACAGGAGTAAAAATTGTTCAATCAGAGGCAGAATTAGTTAATCCTAAAACAGTGTTTTTAAAAAACACGCAAGAAACAATTCAGGCAGACAAAATAATCATTGCTACAGGATCAAGGCCTCGAGAACTTCCAATGCTTAATTTTGATGGAGAAAAAATACTCTCAAGTGATGATCTATGGATGCTTAAAAAAATACCTAAATCAATTACAATAATTGGTGCAGGAGCCATAGGATGTGAATTTGCATGGATATTTTACCTTCTTGGAAGCAAGGTAACTCTTGTAGAGCTAATGCCAAGAGTCCTACCAATGGAAGATGAAGATGTCTCCAAGGAAGTAGAAAAGCTCTTTAAAAAAAGAAAAATAGAGTTTTACACTGCAGTAAAAATTGAAGATTTAAAAAAGATGGATAATTCAGTTCAGATAACCCTCTCAAATGGAAAAATTGTTACATCAGAGATTGTTCTTGTCTCTGTTGGAAGAGCTTTTAATACTGAGTGCATTAAAACTTCTGAAATCAAGATTGGCAGTAAAAAAGAGATTGTTGTAAATGAAAGAATGCAAAGCAATGTTGAAAACATCTTTGCAGCTGGTGATGTTACAGGACAGTGGTTACTTGCACATGTAGCCTACAGAGAAGCAGAAGTAGCTGCAAAAAATGCTATGGAATACAATGAAAAAATGGACTACAGCGTCATTCCTTCAACAATTTTTACAGTTTCAGAAGTTGGTTCAGTGGGATTAAAGGAAAAAGAAGCAACAGAAAAAGGAATCAATATTAAAAAAGGAATTTTCCCATTCAGAGCCTCTGGTAAAGCTCATATTATTGAAGAAATTGATGGATTTGTAAAGGTAATTGCAGATAGGGATTCTGACACTATTGTTGGAGCTCACATTGTAGGAGCAGATGCTTCTGAACTTATTCATGAACTTGCAGTTGCTGTAAAACTTAAAGCAAAAGCAAAACAGTTAAAGGATTTAATTCATTCACACCCTACTCTTTCTGAATGCGTTGGTGAGGCACTGAAAGACCTTTTTGATGAGGCAATTCACAAAATAAAATGA